Proteins encoded by one window of Salvia splendens isolate huo1 chromosome 7, SspV2, whole genome shotgun sequence:
- the LOC121810501 gene encoding probable ATP-dependent helicase PF08_0048 → MMNEIYEEIFGNNHELSEEDNNNGEEEYDVTVEEEGNNNDEEGDDVIEEDDENNNREEEATVILDSNGVDDDDDDDVSGEDLIAKMAPMKGMEYDSKESLMKAYQNYAKLQGFSIAIRSSSSKYYVLACFKGRKPKDVIMKFTRQTQCPALVNCIVRLMVK, encoded by the coding sequence ATGATGAACGAGATATATGAGGAAATTTTTGGCAACAATCATGAGTTATCAGAAGAGGATAACAACAATGGTGAAGAAGAATATGATGTGACAGTGGAAGAGGAAGGTAACAacaatgatgaagaaggagatgatGTGATAGAAGAAGATGACGAAAATAACAACAGAGAAGAAGAAGCTACTGTGATCCTAGATTCTAATGGTGTAgacgacgacgatgatgatgatgtttcgGGTGAAGATCTTATAGCCAAGATGGCTCCTATGAAGGGAATGGAATATGATTCAAAAGAGAGCCTTATGAAAGCCTATCAAAATTATGCGAAGCTGCAAGGCTTTTCTATTGCAATACGTAGCTCGTCGTCTAAGTATTACGTGCTTGCTTGCTTCAAAGGGCGAAAGCCTAAGGATGTAATTATGAAGTTTACCAGACAAACGCAGTGTCCGGCTCTTGTTAATTGCATTGTGAGACTAATGGTAAAGTGA